The following proteins are co-located in the Cupriavidus pauculus genome:
- the hisA gene encoding 1-(5-phosphoribosyl)-5-[(5-phosphoribosylamino)methylideneamino]imidazole-4-carboxamide isomerase: protein MLLIPAIDLKDGQCVRLKQGDMDQATVFSEDPAAMARHWVDQGARRLHLVDLNGAFVGKPRNEAAIKAIIAEVGDEIPVQLGGGIRDLNTIERWLDDGLSYVIIGTAAVKNPGFLKDACSAFGGHIIVGLDAKDGKVATDGWSKLTGHEVADLARKYEDYGVEAIIYTDIGRDGMLQGINIDATVKLAQSMSIPVIASGGLSNLADISQLCAVEREGVEGVICGRAIYSGDLNFTEAQSYADKLASE, encoded by the coding sequence ATGTTGCTCATTCCGGCCATCGACCTGAAGGACGGTCAGTGTGTACGCCTCAAACAAGGCGACATGGACCAGGCCACCGTCTTTTCCGAAGATCCCGCCGCCATGGCACGTCACTGGGTGGACCAGGGCGCGCGTCGCCTGCATCTGGTCGACCTGAACGGCGCTTTCGTGGGCAAGCCCCGCAACGAGGCCGCCATCAAGGCCATCATCGCCGAAGTGGGCGACGAGATTCCGGTGCAGCTCGGCGGTGGCATCCGCGACCTGAACACGATCGAGCGCTGGCTCGACGACGGCCTGTCGTACGTGATCATCGGCACGGCTGCCGTCAAGAACCCGGGCTTCCTGAAGGACGCCTGCTCGGCGTTCGGCGGCCACATCATCGTCGGGCTCGATGCCAAGGACGGCAAGGTGGCCACCGACGGCTGGAGCAAGCTGACCGGCCACGAGGTGGCCGACCTGGCGCGCAAGTACGAGGACTACGGCGTCGAGGCCATCATCTATACCGACATTGGCCGCGACGGCATGCTGCAGGGCATCAATATCGACGCCACGGTCAAGCTGGCGCAGTCGATGTCGATCCCGGTGATCGCCAGCGGCGGGCTGTCGAACCTGGCGGACATCAGCCAGCTCTGCGCGGTGGAGCGCGAGGGCGTGGAAGGCGTGATCTGCGGCCGTGCGATCTATTCGGGCGACCTGAACTTCACCGAAGCCCAGTCGTACGCCGACAAGCTGGCGTCCGAGTAA
- the hisF gene encoding imidazole glycerol phosphate synthase subunit HisF, whose amino-acid sequence MLAKRIIPCLDVTNGRVVKGVNFVELRDAGDPVEIARRYDDQGADEITFLDITATSDGRDLILHIIESVASQVFIPLTVGGGVRTVEDVRRLLNAGADKISVNSSAIANPQLVSDATGKYGSQCIVVAIDAKRSSAPGEPARWEVFTHGGRKATGLDAVEWASEMARRGAGEILLTSMDRDGTKSGFDLELTRAVSDAVPVPVIASGGVGGLQDLADGIRLGHADAVLAASIFHYGQHTVGEAKAFMAREGIPVRI is encoded by the coding sequence ATGCTAGCCAAACGTATCATCCCCTGCCTCGACGTGACCAACGGGCGGGTGGTCAAGGGTGTCAACTTCGTTGAACTGCGCGATGCGGGCGACCCGGTGGAAATCGCGCGCCGCTATGACGACCAGGGTGCCGATGAAATCACATTTCTCGACATTACTGCCACCAGCGACGGCCGCGACCTGATCCTGCACATCATCGAGAGCGTGGCGTCGCAGGTGTTCATCCCGCTGACGGTGGGTGGCGGCGTGCGCACGGTGGAGGATGTGCGGCGGCTGCTGAACGCCGGCGCGGACAAGATCAGCGTCAACTCGTCGGCCATCGCCAATCCGCAGCTTGTGTCCGATGCCACCGGCAAGTACGGCTCGCAGTGCATCGTGGTGGCCATCGATGCCAAGCGCAGCTCGGCGCCGGGCGAACCGGCGCGCTGGGAAGTGTTCACCCACGGCGGCCGCAAGGCGACGGGGCTCGACGCGGTGGAGTGGGCCAGCGAGATGGCCCGGCGCGGCGCGGGCGAGATCCTGCTCACGAGCATGGACCGCGACGGCACCAAGAGCGGATTCGACCTGGAACTGACGCGCGCGGTCAGCGACGCGGTGCCGGTGCCGGTCATCGCATCGGGCGGGGTCGGCGGCCTGCAGGACCTGGCCGACGGCATCAGGCTCGGCCACGCCGACGCGGTGCTGGCCGCCAGCATCTTCCACTATGGCCAGCACACCGTTGGCGAGGCAAAGGCATTCATGGCCCGCGAGGGCATCCCCGTCCGGATCTGA
- the hisI gene encoding phosphoribosyl-AMP cyclohydrolase: MAKKWLNKVKWDDNGLVPVIVQEVGSNDVLMFAFMNREALQRTVELGEAVFWSRSRKRLWHKGEESGHVQKVHEIRLDCDEDVVLLKVTQVDSIACHTGRHSCFFQKFAGDAESGDWQTVEPVLKDPSTIYAAKS; encoded by the coding sequence ATGGCAAAGAAGTGGCTGAACAAGGTGAAGTGGGACGACAACGGCCTGGTGCCGGTGATCGTCCAGGAAGTGGGCTCGAACGACGTGCTGATGTTCGCGTTCATGAACCGCGAGGCGCTGCAGCGCACCGTGGAACTGGGCGAGGCCGTGTTCTGGTCGCGCTCGCGCAAGCGGCTGTGGCACAAGGGCGAGGAATCGGGCCACGTGCAGAAGGTGCACGAGATCCGGCTGGACTGTGACGAGGACGTGGTGCTGCTGAAGGTGACCCAGGTGGACAGCATCGCCTGCCACACGGGCCGCCATTCGTGCTTCTTCCAGAAGTTCGCGGGCGACGCGGAATCGGGCGACTGGCAGACCGTGGAGCCGGTGCTGAAGGACCCGTCGACCATCTACGCGGCCAAATCATGA
- a CDS encoding phosphoribosyl-ATP diphosphatase, which translates to MSQDPNTADILARVAATLESRKPENGGDPDTSYVAKLYRKGDDAILKKIGEEATETVMAAKDARAAGLGAEAVDKVVYEVADLWFHTMVLLSHIGATPADVVNELARREGLSGLVEKASRKE; encoded by the coding sequence ATGAGCCAGGACCCGAATACCGCCGACATCCTGGCCCGCGTGGCGGCCACGCTGGAGTCGCGCAAGCCGGAAAACGGCGGCGACCCGGACACGTCGTACGTGGCAAAGCTGTACCGGAAGGGCGACGACGCGATCCTGAAGAAGATCGGCGAGGAAGCCACCGAGACCGTGATGGCCGCCAAGGACGCCCGCGCGGCCGGCCTGGGCGCCGAGGCCGTCGACAAGGTCGTCTACGAGGTGGCCGACCTCTGGTTCCACACGATGGTGCTGCTGTCGCACATCGGCGCCACCCCGGCGGACGTCGTGAACGAACTGGCGCGGCGCGAAGGGCTCTCCGGTCTGGTCGAGAAAGCCAGCCGCAAGGAGTAG
- a CDS encoding DUF4870 family protein — protein sequence MATDYTTQVTTTADTDKLDGLRKLTHILYALYAIHWFTGGITALIAIIVNYVKRDDTRGTVYASHFAWQIRTFWWSIVWYVVGGFMFVTVLLFPVAIGVFCVLSLWILYRIVKGWLYLNDRKPMYPGEAL from the coding sequence ATGGCGACGGACTACACCACGCAGGTCACGACGACGGCAGACACGGACAAGCTGGACGGGCTGCGCAAGCTCACGCACATCCTGTATGCGCTGTACGCCATCCACTGGTTCACGGGCGGCATCACGGCGCTGATCGCGATCATCGTCAACTACGTGAAGCGCGACGACACGCGCGGCACCGTCTATGCCTCGCACTTCGCCTGGCAGATCCGGACGTTCTGGTGGTCGATCGTCTGGTATGTGGTGGGCGGGTTCATGTTTGTGACGGTGCTGCTATTCCCGGTGGCGATCGGCGTATTCTGCGTGTTGTCACTGTGGATACTGTATCGTATCGTCAAGGGTTGGCTTTACCTGAACGACCGCAAGCCGATGTACCCCGGCGAGGCGCTCTGA
- a CDS encoding histidine triad nucleotide-binding protein: MKSQDNCVFCKIVAGQIPSNKVYEDDDLLAFHDIHPKAPVHFLVIPKSHVDSLAECGPGDAGVLARIMLKVPELARLAGCSNGFRTVINTGTDGGQEVFHLHLHVLGGPRDQWQSPAF, from the coding sequence ATGAAATCCCAGGACAATTGCGTTTTCTGCAAGATCGTGGCCGGCCAGATCCCGTCGAACAAGGTGTACGAGGACGACGACCTGCTGGCATTTCACGATATCCATCCCAAGGCGCCGGTACACTTTCTGGTTATTCCGAAATCGCACGTCGATTCGCTGGCCGAATGCGGACCCGGCGATGCGGGGGTGCTTGCTAGAATAATGCTCAAGGTGCCTGAACTGGCGCGCCTTGCCGGCTGCAGCAACGGGTTCCGGACGGTGATCAATACCGGCACGGACGGCGGGCAGGAGGTATTCCACCTCCACCTGCACGTACTCGGCGGCCCGCGCGACCAGTGGCAGTCACCGGCGTTCTGA
- the tatA gene encoding Sec-independent protein translocase subunit TatA codes for MGSFSIWHWLIVLVIVMLVFGTKKLRNIGQDLGGAVKGFKDGMKDSNGEEPGAKPAPAKELRDATTIDVEAKEKQRQE; via the coding sequence ATGGGTTCGTTTAGCATTTGGCACTGGCTGATCGTGCTGGTGATCGTCATGCTCGTCTTCGGTACCAAGAAGCTGCGCAATATCGGCCAGGATCTGGGCGGCGCGGTGAAGGGGTTCAAGGACGGCATGAAGGACAGCAACGGCGAGGAACCCGGTGCCAAGCCGGCCCCTGCCAAGGAGCTGCGCGACGCCACCACGATCGACGTGGAAGCCAAGGAAAAGCAGCGCCAGGAATAA
- the tatB gene encoding Sec-independent protein translocase protein TatB: MIDLGISKLALIGAVALIVIGPERLPKVARTVGALVGRAQRYINDVKAEVSREVELEELRKMRTEFENAARDVEQTIHKEVSEHTQALNEALNGETTDVAGSDTGATDVSAGYVPSWDSAHKTRNGRKSWRVKQGARPIWFKRQQNVRVWVQSGAARVKRHRPASGRNRSFFE, from the coding sequence ATGATTGATCTCGGCATTTCCAAGCTGGCACTGATCGGCGCCGTGGCGCTGATCGTGATCGGCCCCGAGCGTCTGCCGAAGGTGGCCCGTACGGTTGGCGCACTGGTCGGCCGCGCGCAGCGCTATATCAACGACGTGAAGGCCGAGGTCAGCCGCGAGGTGGAACTCGAGGAACTGCGCAAGATGCGCACGGAATTCGAGAACGCCGCGCGCGACGTTGAGCAGACCATCCACAAGGAAGTCAGCGAGCATACGCAGGCGCTGAACGAGGCGCTCAACGGCGAGACCACGGACGTGGCCGGCTCCGACACCGGCGCTACCGACGTCAGCGCCGGCTATGTGCCGAGCTGGGACAGCGCGCACAAGACCCGCAACGGCCGCAAGAGCTGGCGCGTCAAGCAGGGTGCGCGGCCGATCTGGTTCAAGCGCCAGCAGAACGTCCGCGTGTGGGTGCAGTCGGGCGCCGCGCGCGTCAAGCGCCATCGCCCGGCCAGCGGCCGTAACCGTTCCTTCTTCGAGTAA
- the tatC gene encoding twin-arginine translocase subunit TatC encodes MAGQNPNDPNDESQQETFISHLIELRERLVKAVAGVLVVFLCLVYWAAEIFNIFSSPLTEALPKGGRMIVTDVTGSFFVPMKVTMLVSFLIALPWVLYQVWRFVAPGLYQHEKKLIMPLVTSSYVLFLCGVAFAYFLVFPTVFHFMAHYNAPLGADMSTDIDKYLSFAMTTFLAFGITFEVPVVVIVLVRFGVVELEKLKQIRPYVIVGAFIIAAVVTPPDVMSQLLLAVPLVLLYELGLLMARFVSKQPLGAPAEGETQPD; translated from the coding sequence ATGGCGGGCCAGAATCCCAACGACCCCAACGACGAGTCCCAGCAAGAGACCTTCATTTCCCACCTGATCGAACTGCGCGAGCGGCTGGTGAAGGCGGTGGCCGGGGTGCTCGTCGTGTTCCTGTGCCTGGTGTACTGGGCCGCGGAAATCTTCAATATCTTCTCGTCCCCGCTGACCGAAGCGCTGCCCAAGGGCGGCCGCATGATCGTCACCGACGTCACCGGCTCGTTCTTCGTGCCGATGAAGGTGACGATGCTCGTGTCGTTCCTGATCGCGCTGCCGTGGGTGCTCTACCAGGTCTGGCGCTTCGTGGCGCCGGGGCTGTACCAGCATGAGAAGAAGCTGATCATGCCGCTGGTGACCAGCAGCTACGTGCTGTTCCTGTGCGGCGTGGCCTTCGCGTATTTCCTGGTGTTCCCGACCGTGTTCCATTTCATGGCGCATTACAACGCGCCGCTCGGGGCCGACATGTCGACCGACATCGATAAGTACCTGAGTTTCGCGATGACCACGTTCCTGGCGTTCGGCATCACATTTGAAGTACCGGTGGTGGTAATCGTGCTGGTCCGGTTTGGCGTGGTGGAACTGGAGAAACTGAAGCAGATCCGGCCGTATGTGATTGTCGGGGCCTTCATTATCGCGGCCGTGGTTACCCCGCCTGATGTGATGTCGCAACTGTTATTGGCCGTGCCGCTCGTGCTGCTGTACGAACTGGGCCTGTTGATGGCGCGTTTTGTGTCGAAACAGCCACTGGGCGCGCCTGCCGAGGGCGAAACGCAGCCCGACTAA
- a CDS encoding porin: MKMKLFAAAVAALAAGGAYAQSSVTLYGVVDAGVEYANHQPGVAGSHDVVRLTSGNMSGSRWGLRGVEDLGGGLKGIFVLESGFNVDTGTQGQGNRLFGRQAFVGVQSQFGTLSLGRHQTPLYDFGLAFDPMAISTNYSITTQDGGFASRADNSIKYTGTFGGLTGSLLYSTGSNTGATAGNAYQGNAGEVPGNYKLGREYAASLIYNGGPFSIGAVYDEVNPGIALADDAKIRRASVAGTYAFGPAKVFAGYRWAKASDGARLAGGTLADGTVASSRSNLYWLGMGYQLTPALSLTGAAYYQDFNNTGADPWSFVVSTDYAFSKRTDAYLNVSYAKNKDGSTLGVSSGGPGAIAGSGFGTTQGSANQFGAVVGVRHKF, encoded by the coding sequence ATGAAGATGAAACTGTTTGCAGCTGCCGTTGCCGCTCTGGCCGCCGGCGGCGCCTATGCCCAGTCCAGCGTGACCCTGTACGGTGTGGTTGACGCCGGTGTCGAGTACGCTAACCACCAACCGGGCGTGGCTGGTAGCCACGACGTCGTGCGCCTGACCTCGGGCAACATGTCCGGCAGCCGTTGGGGCCTGCGTGGCGTGGAAGATCTGGGCGGTGGCCTGAAGGGCATCTTCGTGCTGGAAAGCGGTTTCAACGTTGACACCGGTACGCAGGGTCAAGGTAACCGTCTGTTCGGCCGTCAAGCTTTCGTCGGTGTGCAGAGCCAGTTCGGTACGCTGAGCCTGGGTCGTCACCAAACGCCGCTGTATGACTTCGGTCTGGCCTTCGATCCGATGGCCATCTCGACGAACTACTCGATCACCACGCAAGACGGCGGTTTCGCCAGCCGTGCTGACAACTCGATCAAGTACACGGGTACGTTCGGCGGCCTGACCGGCTCGCTGCTGTACAGCACCGGCTCGAACACCGGCGCCACTGCAGGCAACGCCTACCAAGGCAATGCCGGCGAAGTTCCGGGCAACTACAAGCTGGGCCGCGAATACGCTGCCAGCCTGATCTACAACGGTGGCCCGTTCTCGATCGGTGCCGTGTATGACGAAGTCAACCCGGGTATCGCCCTGGCTGACGACGCCAAGATCCGCCGCGCTTCGGTTGCCGGTACGTACGCTTTCGGCCCGGCCAAGGTGTTCGCTGGTTACCGTTGGGCCAAGGCATCGGACGGTGCCCGCCTGGCCGGTGGTACGCTGGCTGACGGCACGGTCGCTTCGTCGCGCTCGAACCTGTACTGGCTGGGCATGGGTTACCAGCTGACCCCGGCCCTGTCGCTGACGGGCGCTGCTTACTACCAAGACTTCAACAACACCGGCGCCGATCCGTGGAGCTTCGTGGTGTCGACGGACTACGCTTTCTCGAAGCGTACCGACGCATACCTGAACGTTTCGTACGCGAAGAACAAGGACGGTTCGACCCTGGGCGTGTCGTCGGGTGGTCCGGGCGCCATCGCTGGTTCGGGCTTCGGCACGACCCAAGGCTCGGCTAACCAGTTCGGCGCCGTGGTTGGTGTTCGCCACAAGTTCTAA
- a CDS encoding Do family serine endopeptidase, whose amino-acid sequence MLRRFWLFFAQAVTVVLAVWFVIATLKPEWLQRGRVAVQSGSPIVALKEVVPSVAESAAQGSYSDAAKEAMPAVVNIFTSKNGSKRSPNPQAEDPWFRFFFGDRLPERQEPVSSLGSGVIVSAEGYILTNHHVVDGADEIEVALTDGRKANAKVVGSDPETDLAVLKITLKDLPAITLGRIENVKVGDVVLAIGNPFGVGQTVTMGIVSALGRSHLGINTFENFIQTDAAINPGNSGGALVDAQGNLLGINTAIYSRSGGSLGIGFAIPVSTAKQVMESIISTGSVTRGWIGVEPQDLTPEIAESFGLDAKEGALIAAVVQGGPADKAGVRPGDVLVSVDNQVISDTTALLNAIAQLKPGADVKMKVIRRGKPADITVTIGKRPPPPRRAMPLEDDE is encoded by the coding sequence ATGTTGCGCCGATTCTGGCTGTTCTTCGCTCAGGCCGTCACGGTCGTGCTGGCCGTGTGGTTCGTGATAGCCACGCTCAAACCCGAGTGGCTCCAGCGCGGGCGGGTGGCTGTGCAGTCGGGGTCGCCCATCGTGGCACTGAAGGAAGTGGTGCCGAGCGTGGCGGAGTCCGCCGCGCAGGGGTCCTACAGCGACGCCGCCAAGGAAGCCATGCCGGCGGTGGTCAATATCTTCACCAGCAAGAACGGCTCGAAGCGGTCGCCCAATCCGCAGGCGGAGGACCCATGGTTCCGGTTCTTCTTCGGCGACCGGCTGCCGGAGCGTCAGGAGCCGGTGTCCAGCCTGGGCTCGGGCGTGATCGTCAGCGCCGAGGGCTACATTCTAACCAACCACCATGTCGTCGACGGCGCCGACGAGATCGAAGTGGCGCTGACCGATGGCCGCAAGGCCAACGCCAAGGTCGTCGGGTCCGACCCGGAAACCGACCTGGCCGTGCTGAAGATCACGCTCAAGGACCTGCCGGCGATCACGTTGGGCCGGATCGAGAACGTGAAGGTCGGCGACGTGGTGCTGGCAATCGGCAACCCGTTCGGCGTGGGCCAGACCGTGACGATGGGTATCGTGTCGGCGCTGGGTCGCAGCCACCTGGGCATCAATACGTTCGAGAACTTCATCCAGACCGACGCGGCGATCAACCCGGGCAACTCGGGCGGCGCGCTGGTCGATGCGCAGGGCAACCTGCTGGGCATCAACACGGCCATCTATTCGCGCTCGGGCGGGTCGCTGGGTATCGGCTTTGCGATTCCGGTGTCGACGGCCAAGCAGGTGATGGAGTCGATCATCTCCACGGGTAGCGTGACGCGCGGCTGGATCGGCGTCGAACCGCAGGACCTGACGCCCGAGATTGCCGAGTCGTTCGGCCTGGACGCCAAGGAAGGCGCACTGATCGCGGCCGTGGTCCAGGGCGGCCCGGCGGACAAGGCTGGCGTGCGGCCCGGCGACGTACTGGTATCGGTGGACAACCAGGTCATCTCGGACACCACCGCGCTGCTGAACGCCATCGCTCAGCTCAAGCCCGGTGCCGACGTGAAGATGAAGGTAATCCGCCGCGGCAAGCCGGCCGATATCACGGTCACCATCGGCAAGCGCCCGCCGCCACCGCGCCGGGCCATGCCGCTGGAAGACGATGAGTGA
- a CDS encoding Nif3-like dinuclear metal center hexameric protein: MKTKELELYLNDLLEVPRFKDYCPNGLQVQGRPDVTHIVTGVTASLALVDAAIEAGADAILVHHGYFWKNEDARVIGQKHARLKKLLGADINLMAYHLPLDNHPELGNNAQLGLQLGLQPNGRFSDDQLGWTGTLLQPMPLHTFAAHVGGVLEREPLTIGDPDQMVRSVGWCTGGAQGYFAAAVAAGVDVYISGEVSEPTTHLARESGVAYIAAGHHATERYGIRAVGEHLAQRFDLRHTFIDIPNPV; the protein is encoded by the coding sequence ATGAAAACCAAAGAGCTGGAATTGTACTTGAACGACCTGCTGGAGGTTCCCCGTTTCAAGGACTATTGCCCGAACGGACTCCAAGTGCAAGGTCGGCCCGACGTCACCCACATCGTCACCGGCGTCACGGCGAGCCTGGCGCTGGTGGACGCGGCCATCGAAGCCGGCGCCGACGCCATCCTGGTCCATCACGGCTATTTCTGGAAGAACGAGGATGCACGGGTCATCGGTCAGAAACACGCAAGATTGAAGAAACTGCTGGGTGCCGACATCAACCTGATGGCCTACCACCTGCCGCTCGACAATCATCCCGAACTCGGCAACAACGCCCAGCTCGGGCTGCAGCTGGGTCTGCAGCCCAACGGCCGCTTCAGCGATGACCAGCTTGGATGGACCGGCACGCTGCTGCAGCCGATGCCGCTCCACACCTTTGCCGCGCACGTTGGCGGCGTGCTGGAGCGCGAGCCGCTGACCATCGGCGATCCCGACCAGATGGTGCGCAGCGTGGGCTGGTGTACCGGCGGCGCGCAGGGCTACTTCGCGGCGGCCGTGGCAGCCGGCGTCGACGTCTATATCAGTGGGGAAGTTTCCGAGCCGACCACGCATCTGGCGCGCGAGAGCGGGGTGGCGTATATCGCGGCAGGCCATCACGCCACGGAGCGCTACGGCATCCGCGCCGTGGGTGAACATCTGGCGCAGCGGTTCGACCTGCGCCACACCTTCATCGATATTCCGAACCCGGTCTGA
- the mscL gene encoding large conductance mechanosensitive channel protein MscL, producing the protein MGMMSEFRTFAMRGNVIDLAVGVIIGAAFGKIVDSVVNDLIMPLVGRVVGKLDFSNMFVALAEPPPGVPHTLDALKKAGVPVFAYGNFLTIVVNFVILAFIIFMMVRAFNKMREKHEEAPKPAETPEDIKLLREIRDSLRTVPPRA; encoded by the coding sequence ATGGGAATGATGAGCGAGTTCCGAACTTTTGCGATGCGCGGCAATGTGATCGACCTCGCAGTCGGTGTGATCATCGGCGCCGCGTTTGGAAAGATCGTTGATTCGGTTGTCAATGACCTGATCATGCCGCTGGTGGGCCGCGTCGTCGGCAAACTCGACTTTTCCAACATGTTCGTCGCGCTGGCCGAGCCGCCGCCGGGCGTGCCCCACACGCTCGACGCGCTGAAGAAGGCTGGCGTGCCGGTGTTTGCCTACGGCAATTTCCTGACCATCGTGGTCAACTTTGTGATCCTCGCCTTCATCATCTTCATGATGGTCCGCGCCTTCAACAAAATGCGCGAGAAGCACGAGGAAGCGCCCAAGCCGGCCGAGACGCCCGAGGACATCAAGCTGCTGCGCGAGATCCGCGACAGCCTGCGGACGGTGCCCCCGCGCGCCTGA
- the petA gene encoding ubiquinol-cytochrome c reductase iron-sulfur subunit encodes MSDQQDVKNVDKGRRNWLIATSVAGGVGGVAVAVPFVSTFAPSEKAKAAGAPVEADIGALKPGEMMTVEWRGKPVWILRRTPEMLASLKKTDAEVADPNSDVPFTMKTPDYCKNETRSRAEHKDLLVVVGICSHLGCSPSGPFASGANPQLGADPGFLCPCHGSTFDLAGRVFKNKPAPQNLDVPPYQFLTDTKIVIGKDEKGEA; translated from the coding sequence ATGAGTGACCAGCAAGACGTGAAGAACGTGGACAAAGGTCGCCGCAATTGGTTGATCGCGACTTCTGTCGCGGGCGGCGTAGGAGGCGTAGCGGTAGCAGTTCCATTTGTCAGTACTTTTGCCCCATCCGAAAAGGCCAAGGCCGCCGGGGCACCAGTGGAGGCGGATATCGGCGCGCTCAAGCCCGGCGAGATGATGACCGTGGAATGGCGCGGCAAGCCCGTCTGGATCCTGCGGCGCACCCCCGAGATGCTGGCCTCGCTCAAGAAGACCGACGCTGAAGTCGCGGATCCCAATTCCGACGTTCCTTTCACGATGAAGACGCCGGACTATTGCAAGAATGAGACCCGCTCGCGTGCCGAACACAAGGACCTGCTGGTCGTGGTCGGCATCTGCTCCCACCTTGGCTGCTCGCCGTCGGGCCCGTTCGCCTCGGGCGCCAATCCGCAGCTCGGCGCCGACCCCGGCTTTCTCTGTCCGTGCCACGGTTCCACCTTCGACCTCGCGGGCCGCGTGTTCAAGAACAAGCCTGCCCCGCAGAATCTTGACGTCCCCCCGTACCAGTTCCTGACCGACACCAAGATCGTGATCGGCAAGGACGAGAAAGGAGAAGCGTGA
- a CDS encoding cytochrome b, translated as MAAEKEVKTTGLLGWIDARFPATQLWEDHLSKYYAPKNFNFWYFFGSLALLVLVIQIVTGIFLVMNYKPDGTLNAAGIPVAFASVEFIMREVPWGWLVRYMHSTGASAFFVVVYLHMFRGLLYGSYRKPRELVWIFGCLIFLCLMAEAFMGYLLPWGQMSYWGAQVIVNLFSAIPVIGQDLSLFIRGDYVVSDATLNRFFSFHVIAVPLVLLGLVVAHIIALHEVGSNNPDGVEIKAKKDENGVPLDGIPFHPYYSVHDMLGVAGFLIIFSAVIFFFPEVGGYFLEANNFFPADPLKTPPHIAPVWYFTPFYSMLRATTSNFLPILWLFFAFVLGMVFLRTKDARIRIGSVAVLVVLAVGFYFIDAKFWGVLVMGGSVIVLFFLPWLDCSPVKSIRYRPAFHKSILIVFVVVFLILGYLGVQPPSPVGEKVSQLGTLLYFAFFLTMPLWSRAGTFKPVPDRVTFHPH; from the coding sequence ATGGCGGCCGAAAAAGAAGTCAAGACCACCGGGCTGCTGGGCTGGATCGACGCCCGATTCCCCGCCACCCAGCTCTGGGAAGACCACCTCTCCAAGTACTACGCACCGAAGAACTTCAACTTCTGGTATTTCTTCGGCTCGCTGGCGCTGCTGGTGCTGGTGATCCAGATCGTCACCGGCATCTTCCTGGTGATGAACTACAAGCCCGACGGCACGCTGAACGCCGCCGGCATTCCCGTGGCGTTCGCCAGCGTGGAATTCATCATGCGCGAGGTTCCGTGGGGCTGGCTGGTGCGCTACATGCATTCCACCGGCGCTTCGGCGTTCTTCGTCGTCGTGTACCTGCACATGTTCCGCGGCCTGCTCTACGGCTCGTACCGCAAGCCGCGCGAGCTGGTCTGGATCTTCGGCTGCCTGATCTTCCTGTGCCTGATGGCCGAGGCGTTCATGGGCTACCTGCTGCCCTGGGGCCAGATGTCGTACTGGGGCGCGCAGGTGATCGTGAACCTGTTCTCGGCGATTCCGGTGATCGGCCAGGACCTGTCGCTGTTCATCCGCGGCGACTACGTCGTCAGCGATGCCACGCTGAACCGCTTCTTCTCGTTCCACGTGATCGCCGTGCCGCTGGTGCTGCTGGGCCTGGTGGTGGCGCACATCATCGCGCTGCACGAGGTGGGTTCGAACAACCCGGACGGCGTGGAGATCAAGGCGAAGAAGGACGAGAATGGCGTGCCGCTGGATGGCATCCCGTTCCACCCGTACTACTCCGTGCACGACATGCTGGGCGTGGCCGGCTTCCTGATCATCTTCTCGGCCGTGATCTTCTTCTTCCCGGAAGTGGGCGGCTATTTCCTGGAAGCCAACAACTTCTTCCCGGCTGATCCGCTCAAGACGCCGCCGCACATCGCCCCGGTCTGGTACTTCACGCCGTTCTACTCGATGCTGCGCGCCACGACGTCGAACTTCCTGCCGATCCTGTGGCTGTTCTTCGCGTTCGTGCTGGGCATGGTGTTCCTGCGCACGAAGGACGCGCGCATCCGCATCGGCTCGGTGGCCGTGCTGGTGGTGCTGGCCGTCGGCTTCTACTTCATCGACGCCAAGTTCTGGGGCGTGCTGGTGATGGGCGGCTCGGTGATCGTGCTGTTCTTCCTGCCGTGGCTGGACTGCTCGCCGGTCAAGTCCATCCGCTACCGTCCCGCCTTCCACAAGTCGATCCTGATCGTCTTCGTGGTGGTGTTCCTGATCCTGGGTTACCTGGGGGTGCAACCGCCGTCGCCGGTAGGCGAGAAGGTGTCGCAGCTCGGTACGCTGCTGTACTTCGCCTTCTTCCTGACCATGCCGCTGTGGAGCCGCGCCGGCACGTTCAAGCCGGTGCCGGATCGCGTCACGTTCCACCCGCACTAA